A genomic window from Zalophus californianus isolate mZalCal1 chromosome 13, mZalCal1.pri.v2, whole genome shotgun sequence includes:
- the LOC113934549 gene encoding 60S ribosomal protein L17-like, translating into MVRYSLDPENPTKSCKSRSSNLRVHFKNTRETAQAIRGMHIRKATKYLKDVALQKQCVPFRRYSGGVGRCAQAKQWGWTQGRWPKKSAEFLLHMLKNAESDAERKGLDVDSLVIEHIQVNKAPEMRRRTYRAHGRINPYMSSPCHIEMILTEKEQIVPKPEEEVVQKKKISQKKQKLRAQE; encoded by the coding sequence atggttcgctattcgcttgacccagaaaaccctacgAAATCATGTAAATCAAGAAGTTCAAACCTTCGTGTGCACTTTAAGAACACACgtgaaactgcccaggccatcaGGGGTATGCATATCCGAAAAGCCACCAAGTATCTGAAAGACGTCGCTTTACAGAAGCAGTGTGTGCCATTCCGTCGCTACAGTGGTGGAGTTGGTAGGTGTGCCCAGgccaaacagtggggctggacacagggtcggtggcccaagaagagtgctgaatttttactgcacatgcttaaaaatgcagagagtgATGCTGAACGTAAGGGTTTAGATGTTgattctctggtcattgagcACATCCAGGTGAACAAAGCCCCCGAGATGCGGCGTAGAACGTACAGGGCTCATGGTCGGATTAACCCATATatgagctctccctgccacattgagatgatccttactgaaaaagagcagattgtacctaaaccagaagaggaggttgtacagaagaaaaagatatcccagaagaagCAAAAACTTAGGGCCCAGGAGTAA